A genomic window from bacterium includes:
- a CDS encoding ATP-binding cassette domain-containing protein — protein MSQTPIIQIIDLRTNYGGKEILKGITLDLYANETFVILGRSGCGKSTLLRHLVGLETPTTGRILIKGVDMASAAEPERNRVLRKVGMLFQGAALFNSMTVAENVGLPLQEHTPLEPSTVKIMTRLKLDLVGLSGYENFMPAQLSGGMKKRAALARALAMDPDILFCDEPSAGLDPIVAAGIDHLILKLHKAFKMTIVVVTHELASVFLIADRVALLHEGNVVFCGTLAELKSSHHPYVRQFLERRPDEQVPDSESYLKSLVG, from the coding sequence ATGTCTCAGACTCCGATTATTCAAATCATCGATCTGCGAACGAATTATGGCGGCAAGGAGATCCTCAAAGGCATCACGCTGGATCTCTATGCCAACGAGACCTTTGTCATCCTGGGCCGCTCAGGCTGTGGGAAAAGCACTTTGCTTCGTCATCTGGTGGGTTTGGAAACGCCCACCACCGGCCGCATTCTGATCAAGGGGGTGGATATGGCCAGCGCGGCTGAGCCGGAACGGAACCGCGTGTTGCGCAAGGTGGGCATGCTTTTCCAGGGCGCCGCACTGTTCAACTCGATGACCGTGGCAGAGAACGTCGGGCTTCCCCTGCAGGAGCATACGCCCCTCGAGCCTTCCACCGTAAAAATCATGACAAGGCTCAAACTGGATCTCGTCGGCCTGTCCGGCTATGAGAATTTCATGCCTGCTCAGCTTTCCGGCGGCATGAAAAAGCGGGCGGCCCTGGCCCGAGCCCTGGCTATGGATCCGGACATCCTATTCTGCGATGAGCCCTCCGCCGGCCTGGATCCAATCGTCGCTGCGGGCATCGATCATCTGATCCTAAAACTGCACAAGGCCTTTAAAATGACCATCGTGGTGGTCACCCATGAATTGGCTTCGGTGTTTTTGATCGCTGACCGCGTTGCGCTGCTGCATGAGGGCAACGTGGTTTTCTGCGGCACCCTGGCGGAACTGAAGAGCAGTCATCATCCCTATGTTCGTCAGTTTTTAGAGCGCAGGCCGGATGAGCAGGTTCCGGACAGCGAGAGCTATCTGAAAAGTCTGGTCGGATAA
- a CDS encoding MCE family protein produces MDHRPSEIKAGIFILVSLLVLVFFLVVILDLTRWEKTVTYRTSFSYVGGIEEGSLVRLAGMEVGRVVGFSHPSDSSAGIQVLLEVNESTPIRANSEAFLSTIGLMGSYYVEITPGTPEAPRLRSGALIPSREVTGLAQMSGPMTDMTSQATVLLKRLNELLNDDNRRNLSEMLTTLNRVTADNADQVKLLVENVNRLTLNLNRTAIQVNTLLAANDSSLQKTMQQVQVLLGESQTMVAQLNQTLQTVNSAMVDHRQELAQILDHSARLTRNLQEFSQTIKEQPWNLVRKNYAPERKLP; encoded by the coding sequence ATGGATCATCGGCCCAGTGAAATCAAAGCAGGCATTTTCATCCTGGTCAGTTTGCTGGTTCTGGTTTTTTTTCTTGTCGTTATCCTCGATCTGACCCGTTGGGAAAAAACGGTCACCTATCGGACCAGTTTCAGCTATGTGGGCGGCATCGAGGAAGGCTCTCTCGTGCGGCTGGCCGGCATGGAGGTGGGGCGGGTGGTGGGATTCTCCCATCCTTCGGACAGCTCCGCCGGCATCCAAGTGCTGCTGGAGGTGAACGAGTCCACACCCATCCGTGCAAACAGCGAGGCATTCCTCAGCACCATCGGGCTCATGGGCTCCTATTATGTCGAAATCACTCCGGGTACGCCCGAAGCGCCCCGTCTTCGCTCCGGCGCTTTGATCCCCAGCAGAGAGGTGACCGGCTTGGCCCAGATGTCCGGCCCTATGACGGATATGACCAGCCAAGCTACGGTGCTGCTGAAGCGGCTGAATGAACTGCTGAACGACGACAACCGGCGCAATCTAAGTGAGATGTTGACGACTCTGAACCGCGTCACCGCCGACAACGCCGATCAAGTGAAGCTTTTAGTGGAAAACGTCAATCGTCTGACGCTGAATTTAAATCGGACTGCGATCCAGGTGAACACCCTTCTCGCCGCCAATGACAGCTCTTTGCAGAAGACGATGCAGCAGGTGCAGGTCCTCCTGGGGGAGAGCCAGACGATGGTGGCGCAGCTGAATCAGACGCTGCAAACCGTGAACAGCGCCATGGTGGATCATCGCCAGGAGTTGGCGCAGATACTGGATCACTCTGCGCGGTTGACGCGCAATCTTCAGGAGTTCAGCCAGACCATCAAGGAGCAGCCGTGGAATCTGGTGCGCAAGAACTATGCGCCGGAAAGAAAGTTGCCCTGA